In one window of Fictibacillus phosphorivorans DNA:
- a CDS encoding TIGR01777 family oxidoreductase, producing the protein MKRILITGGTGFVGSFLTDHLTSLGNEVYILTRKDKQSQKKNVNFVQWMSINEPDLPPIDAVVNLAGESINGRWTDDKKQSILNSRLKVTEELLKLVEKMPQKPSVWVNASAIGYYGTSETEVFTERSSRHGTDFLAEVVRAWETKASEAESLGIRTVFTRFGLVLGKDGGVLSQLSLPYRFFIGGTVGSGDQWVSWVHLKDVAELITEAIENEQYSGPVNVTSPHPVTMKEFGQVIGDVMHRPHWLPAPSIAFKIMFGEMSMLILKGQQVLPEKAQNLGYNFSYPHLKGALHDLLQ; encoded by the coding sequence TTGAAAAGAATCTTAATTACAGGAGGCACTGGCTTTGTAGGAAGCTTTCTGACGGATCACCTTACATCGCTTGGGAATGAAGTCTATATTCTTACACGAAAAGATAAACAATCTCAGAAAAAAAACGTTAATTTTGTGCAATGGATGTCAATCAATGAACCTGATCTACCTCCGATTGATGCAGTAGTAAACCTTGCTGGAGAATCCATTAACGGCAGATGGACCGATGATAAGAAACAGTCGATCTTAAACAGTCGTTTAAAAGTTACAGAAGAATTATTAAAACTCGTTGAGAAGATGCCACAAAAACCTTCCGTTTGGGTAAACGCTTCTGCTATTGGGTATTACGGAACTTCAGAGACAGAGGTGTTTACAGAAAGATCATCCAGACACGGAACAGACTTTTTAGCTGAAGTCGTTAGAGCATGGGAAACAAAAGCATCAGAAGCGGAATCCCTCGGAATCAGAACGGTTTTCACCCGATTTGGGCTAGTACTAGGTAAAGATGGAGGAGTACTGTCTCAACTAAGCCTTCCCTATCGGTTTTTTATAGGTGGTACTGTGGGTTCAGGTGATCAGTGGGTTTCTTGGGTTCATTTAAAGGACGTAGCAGAACTCATTACAGAAGCCATTGAAAATGAACAATATTCAGGTCCTGTTAATGTAACGTCCCCACACCCTGTGACGATGAAAGAATTCGGTCAAGTAATAGGTGACGTTATGCATCGACCGCATTGGCTTCCTGCTCCTTCGATCGCTTTTAAAATCATGTTTGGCGAAATGAGTATGTTGATTCTAAAGGGACAGCAAGTCCTTCCAGAAAAAGCGCAAAACCTAGGGTATAACTTTTCCTATCCACACTTAAAGGGGGCTTTACATGATTTGTTACAATGA
- a CDS encoding carbon starvation CstA family protein encodes MELQRNVQAKKKNPFLKALLWIGIALAGGIALSIIALQRDEKINAIWFVVASLCTYAIAYRFYARFIATKIFSLNKNNATPAERYADGKDYVPTNKWVLYGHHFAAIAGAGPLVGPTLAAQMGYLPGTIWIIVGAVLAGAVQDFVILIISMRRRGKSIGQIAKEEIGPVGGMLALIGVFAIMVILIAVLALVVVNALKSSPWGTYTIAMTIPIALFMGVYMRYLRPGRVGEASIIGFVLLIFALVSGQWVADSPTLAPLFTFDGETLAWMLIVYGFLASVLPVWMLLAPRDYLSTFLKVGVIGMMALGILIVMPEIQMPALTKFIDGTGPVFAGNLFPFLFITIACGAISGFHALISSGTSPKLIANEQHAPMIGYAGMLTESFVAIMAMVAATLLTPGIYFAINSPGAAIGTDVATAATTISSWGFTVSADEINELAKNVDEESILSRTGGAPSLAVGIAQIFSQVIGGPQLMAFWYHFAILFEAVFILTTIDAGTRVGRFMLQDLLGQIYKPLRKTDSMPAVYFTSALVVAGWGYFLVVGVTDPLGGINTLWPLFGIVNQMLAAIALIVATTVILKMGKKKFVWVTLVPLSWLMIVTFYAAWQKIFSDIPKIGFLKQAEVMKEAITSGNLPATVPSMEAAEKLVFNNTLNAYLTAIFMLLILGVLIDAMRIWYKAIKSEKPLETSEEPFVQTKLGDVS; translated from the coding sequence ATGGAGCTCCAAAGAAATGTGCAAGCAAAAAAGAAGAACCCCTTTTTGAAAGCGCTGTTATGGATTGGTATTGCTTTAGCGGGGGGGATCGCCTTATCGATCATCGCGCTCCAAAGAGACGAGAAGATCAATGCAATCTGGTTTGTTGTTGCTTCCTTGTGTACGTATGCCATTGCTTATCGCTTTTATGCACGATTTATTGCTACTAAAATCTTCAGCCTTAATAAGAACAACGCAACACCTGCAGAAAGATATGCAGATGGTAAGGATTATGTACCGACAAACAAATGGGTTCTTTATGGACACCATTTTGCTGCGATCGCGGGTGCTGGTCCACTTGTAGGTCCAACTTTAGCCGCACAGATGGGATATCTGCCTGGGACCATTTGGATTATTGTGGGCGCAGTTCTTGCAGGTGCTGTACAAGACTTTGTTATTTTAATTATTTCCATGAGACGCAGAGGTAAATCAATCGGTCAGATTGCGAAAGAAGAAATAGGGCCAGTTGGTGGAATGCTAGCGCTTATCGGTGTTTTTGCTATTATGGTTATTTTAATCGCCGTTCTTGCACTAGTCGTTGTCAACGCACTTAAATCAAGTCCATGGGGTACATATACGATTGCCATGACCATACCTATCGCTCTGTTCATGGGTGTTTATATGCGCTATCTTCGTCCAGGAAGAGTAGGGGAAGCGTCCATTATTGGTTTTGTATTGCTGATTTTTGCACTAGTCAGCGGCCAATGGGTAGCGGATTCTCCAACACTTGCACCTCTTTTTACATTTGATGGAGAGACTTTAGCATGGATGTTGATCGTTTATGGTTTTCTTGCATCTGTTCTACCTGTATGGATGCTTCTAGCGCCAAGGGACTATCTCAGTACGTTTTTAAAAGTAGGGGTAATCGGAATGATGGCACTCGGTATTCTGATCGTAATGCCTGAGATTCAAATGCCTGCTCTCACTAAATTTATTGATGGAACAGGTCCAGTATTCGCAGGAAACCTCTTTCCGTTCTTGTTCATTACGATTGCTTGTGGAGCCATCTCTGGATTCCATGCTTTGATCTCATCAGGAACATCGCCTAAACTAATCGCAAACGAGCAGCATGCTCCTATGATCGGTTACGCAGGAATGCTAACAGAATCTTTTGTCGCGATTATGGCGATGGTAGCAGCAACGCTTTTAACGCCTGGAATCTATTTTGCTATTAACTCTCCAGGTGCTGCGATCGGAACGGATGTCGCAACAGCTGCTACAACGATTTCCTCTTGGGGATTCACGGTATCCGCAGATGAAATCAATGAACTCGCTAAAAATGTGGATGAAGAATCGATTCTATCTCGGACAGGGGGTGCCCCGTCACTCGCTGTAGGGATCGCACAAATTTTCTCGCAAGTTATCGGTGGACCACAGCTGATGGCGTTCTGGTATCATTTTGCGATACTTTTTGAGGCTGTATTCATATTGACCACCATTGACGCTGGTACACGAGTAGGTAGGTTTATGCTTCAAGATCTTCTTGGACAAATCTACAAACCATTACGAAAAACAGACTCAATGCCAGCTGTATATTTCACGAGTGCGTTAGTCGTTGCTGGCTGGGGTTATTTCTTAGTTGTCGGTGTAACAGATCCGTTAGGCGGCATCAATACGCTATGGCCGTTGTTCGGTATCGTTAACCAAATGTTAGCGGCTATCGCACTTATCGTGGCAACTACCGTTATTTTAAAAATGGGTAAGAAGAAGTTTGTGTGGGTTACATTAGTTCCACTTTCTTGGTTGATGATTGTAACGTTCTATGCGGCTTGGCAAAAGATTTTCTCTGATATTCCGAAAATCGGTTTCTTAAAACAAGCAGAGGTTATGAAAGAAGCGATAACGAGCGGCAACTTGCCAGCTACTGTACCTTCCATGGAAGCTGCAGAAAAGCTGGTATTCAACAATACGTTAAATGCTTATTTAACAGCGATTTTTATGCTACTTATTCTAGGAGTTCTTATTGATGCAATGCGAATCTGGTACAAAGCAATCAAGAGCGAAAAACCTTTAGAAACTTCAGAAGAGCCATTTGTGCAAACAAAGCTTGGTGATGTATCGTGA
- a CDS encoding YbdD/YjiX family protein, with translation MTFQAAWNWVKNIFQILLYIGKGISNLPDYQAYVKHLKENHPDRTPPTEKEFFAELLENKYGANAKRC, from the coding sequence GTGACGTTTCAAGCTGCTTGGAATTGGGTGAAAAACATCTTTCAGATCCTTCTATATATCGGAAAGGGAATTTCAAATCTGCCTGATTATCAAGCTTATGTGAAGCATTTAAAAGAAAATCATCCAGATCGCACACCTCCGACTGAAAAAGAGTTTTTTGCAGAGTTACTCGAGAATAAATACGGCGCAAATGCAAAACGCTGTTGA
- the recX gene encoding recombination regulator RecX: MAVITRISAQQKNDERFNVFIQKGPKEEFAFSVDADVLIKFSLQKGMEIDEEEWEAIIEEDQYRKAFNKALHYLSFRMRTAHEIEVYLEKKEVPEATIKRVLQKLSEYDFVNDETFARSLVRSRMNTSFKGPGMIRQELKKKGISDRHTEEALNQFSFDEQLEASISFIQKQFSSGKKRSEKEQKQRIAQQLQQKGYMWEVIEMAFQEAKISQSAEDEKEALLAHARKAHHKYKKYTGFEYESRMKKFLYSKGFNSDVISELLNGDEINDL, encoded by the coding sequence ATGGCTGTTATAACAAGGATTTCTGCTCAGCAAAAAAACGACGAACGATTTAATGTTTTTATACAAAAAGGACCAAAAGAAGAATTCGCATTTAGCGTAGACGCAGATGTTTTAATAAAGTTTTCGCTCCAAAAAGGAATGGAGATCGATGAAGAAGAGTGGGAAGCCATCATTGAAGAAGATCAATATCGAAAAGCCTTCAACAAAGCTCTTCATTATTTATCTTTTCGAATGCGAACCGCTCATGAGATCGAAGTCTATCTCGAGAAAAAGGAAGTTCCTGAAGCCACGATCAAACGAGTTCTGCAAAAACTTTCAGAGTATGATTTTGTGAATGATGAAACCTTTGCGAGATCTCTCGTGAGAAGCCGTATGAACACATCGTTTAAAGGTCCAGGCATGATTAGGCAGGAGCTAAAGAAAAAAGGGATCAGTGATCGTCACACGGAAGAGGCTCTCAATCAGTTCAGTTTTGATGAGCAATTAGAAGCTAGCATTTCGTTTATTCAAAAACAATTTTCAAGCGGTAAGAAACGATCTGAAAAAGAGCAAAAGCAAAGGATCGCACAGCAGCTTCAGCAAAAAGGCTACATGTGGGAAGTGATTGAGATGGCGTTTCAAGAAGCGAAGATCAGTCAATCCGCAGAAGATGAAAAAGAAGCCTTGCTGGCGCATGCTCGTAAAGCTCACCATAAATACAAGAAGTATACTGGATTTGAATACGAGTCACGCATGAAGAAATTTCTTTACAGCAAAGGCTTCAATTCCGATGTAATTTCAGAACTGCTTAACGGGGATGAAATTAACGATCTATAA
- a CDS encoding SDR family NAD(P)-dependent oxidoreductase: MNKTVIITGGGSGLGLALAREYNKTHNIYLVGRNEEKLELAVQSFVNPENTVSYKVCDVTNYEQTESMLKSIFQSDDVHALINNAGIGIFDPLEDLSKIDITGMLETNVYGTIFPTKIAFSLFKKQGFGKVLNIISTAGLRGKVNESVYCASKFAVRGFTESLVKEWDGSNIYPTAVYMGGMDTPFWNESTHIKDRSRLKSPEQVAALIVEQDDNRPEIFIDR, translated from the coding sequence TTGAATAAGACAGTAATTATTACGGGCGGCGGTTCAGGCTTAGGACTCGCACTTGCCCGCGAATATAATAAAACACACAACATATACCTTGTTGGTCGTAATGAAGAAAAATTAGAGCTAGCTGTGCAATCATTTGTTAACCCTGAAAACACTGTGTCCTATAAAGTGTGTGATGTTACGAATTACGAACAAACAGAATCCATGCTTAAATCCATCTTTCAAAGCGATGATGTTCACGCGTTGATCAACAATGCAGGCATTGGAATATTCGATCCGCTTGAAGACTTATCAAAAATAGATATCACAGGGATGCTTGAAACGAATGTTTATGGCACTATTTTTCCAACGAAGATTGCTTTTTCACTCTTTAAAAAGCAAGGTTTCGGCAAGGTCCTGAACATTATTTCAACGGCAGGATTACGTGGAAAAGTAAATGAATCCGTCTATTGTGCTTCTAAGTTTGCCGTTAGAGGATTTACGGAAAGTCTCGTAAAGGAATGGGACGGATCAAATATCTATCCTACAGCCGTTTATATGGGTGGAATGGACACGCCGTTCTGGAATGAATCCACTCATATTAAAGATCGCTCACGTTTAAAATCTCCAGAGCAAGTTGCGGCACTAATCGTGGAACAGGACGACAACAGACCTGAAATCTTTATAGATCGTTAA
- a CDS encoding YfhH family protein, whose product MEKRFSEMTDVEIKGEIASLRAKAQKAEQMGMVSEYAVYERKIAMGKCYLMDPSTIESGKEYGIQGDPGSTFSVLYLNGIFAWGYKNKQSALEALPISVLE is encoded by the coding sequence ATGGAAAAAAGATTCAGTGAGATGACAGATGTTGAGATTAAAGGCGAAATTGCTTCCCTTCGAGCTAAGGCACAAAAAGCAGAACAAATGGGCATGGTAAGTGAGTACGCTGTTTATGAACGAAAGATCGCGATGGGCAAATGCTACTTGATGGATCCTTCAACGATTGAAAGCGGGAAAGAGTACGGAATTCAAGGAGATCCAGGTTCAACTTTTTCTGTGCTCTACCTAAATGGTATTTTTGCCTGGGGTTATAAAAATAAACAAAGTGCACTCGAAGCTCTGCCGATTTCTGTTCTAGAATAA
- a CDS encoding YpzG family protein, with protein sequence MNKKDYFSSTRFNGKYSDPFHSPRANSKHAYNQVNGETQQALNNYVLEIQTRKRS encoded by the coding sequence TTGAACAAGAAAGACTACTTCTCATCAACGCGATTTAACGGTAAATATTCTGACCCCTTTCACTCACCGCGTGCCAATTCGAAGCATGCGTACAACCAAGTGAACGGGGAAACCCAGCAAGCATTAAATAACTATGTGCTTGAAATTCAAACACGTAAGCGTTCATAG
- the sspK gene encoding small, acid-soluble spore protein K — MRNKSKNFPNRISFSGEPRSKEEFSSKRPDGSIRDHPQERMFLSNQHRDDQ; from the coding sequence ATGCGTAATAAATCGAAAAACTTCCCTAATCGGATCTCCTTCTCAGGTGAGCCGAGATCAAAAGAAGAATTCTCTTCTAAACGGCCAGATGGATCCATTCGTGACCATCCGCAGGAACGAATGTTTTTATCCAATCAACACCGAGATGATCAGTAA
- a CDS encoding YfhJ family protein: MEERFDRLAELLQKKNPALTNQEAREWVEGLWEDFESTRAKAGWEYEGQEVTEKMVTQLITSYGHKLHEYFSNNPKFQRFVKKDGPIQ; the protein is encoded by the coding sequence ATGGAAGAGCGTTTTGACAGATTGGCGGAATTACTGCAAAAAAAGAACCCAGCTCTTACAAATCAAGAAGCAAGGGAATGGGTGGAAGGATTATGGGAAGATTTTGAGTCTACTCGAGCGAAAGCGGGATGGGAATATGAAGGACAAGAGGTTACTGAAAAAATGGTAACTCAGTTGATTACTTCATATGGCCATAAGCTTCATGAGTATTTTTCAAACAATCCTAAATTTCAGCGTTTCGTAAAAAAAGACGGGCCTATTCAATAA
- a CDS encoding metal-dependent hydrolase: MDTGTHIVMGLGLGGLAMLDPAIANDPVTSHAILAGTLIGSQAPDFDTVLKLKNNAVYIRNHRGITHSLPALVIWPLLLFGAISLFVPEADNGKLLLWTAIAVFLHVFVDIFNAYGTQALYPISKKWIALGVISIFDPFIFFLHIGGLLLWYMGVNPGYTFLAVYSILVVYYIIRIISRQRVNKIVLKKIPEAEEIYASPTIRWGQYHLAIKSKHEFFVAGLKNGKVTVWDTFDRLAVPKTKLFDAAKKDKNISAFLSFSPVHRWEVEKNDHGHLVQFIDLRYRSKGHYPFVAMVQLDENLNIITSFTGWVYSEDRLKKKMEFSPLDLINNNE, encoded by the coding sequence TTGGATACAGGCACACATATTGTAATGGGACTCGGGTTAGGTGGGTTAGCGATGCTGGACCCTGCGATTGCTAATGATCCAGTAACCTCCCATGCTATTCTTGCTGGGACACTGATTGGTTCCCAAGCACCCGATTTTGACACCGTTCTTAAACTAAAAAACAATGCGGTATACATCCGTAATCACAGAGGAATAACCCATTCGTTGCCTGCGCTTGTGATTTGGCCACTGCTTTTATTTGGGGCTATCTCATTATTTGTTCCCGAAGCCGACAATGGAAAGCTTTTATTGTGGACCGCGATCGCCGTTTTTCTTCATGTGTTTGTCGATATCTTTAACGCTTACGGCACACAAGCACTATACCCGATTTCGAAAAAATGGATCGCACTAGGTGTCATTAGTATCTTTGATCCTTTTATCTTTTTCTTGCATATAGGAGGCTTGCTGCTCTGGTATATGGGTGTAAATCCTGGATACACATTTCTAGCAGTGTACAGCATACTCGTCGTTTATTACATCATTCGAATCATATCGAGACAACGAGTAAACAAAATCGTGCTGAAAAAGATTCCAGAAGCTGAAGAGATTTATGCTAGCCCTACGATTCGTTGGGGACAATACCATCTTGCCATTAAATCGAAGCATGAATTCTTTGTAGCCGGTTTGAAAAATGGAAAAGTAACGGTTTGGGATACTTTCGATCGTCTAGCTGTTCCGAAAACGAAATTGTTCGATGCAGCGAAAAAGGACAAAAACATATCTGCCTTTCTCTCTTTCTCCCCTGTGCACAGGTGGGAAGTCGAAAAAAATGACCACGGTCATCTCGTTCAATTTATTGATCTTCGATATAGAAGTAAAGGACATTATCCTTTTGTCGCAATGGTACAGTTAGATGAGAACTTGAACATCATTACTTCTTTTACAGGCTGGGTGTATTCCGAAGACCGTCTGAAAAAGAAGATGGAATTCTCTCCACTTGATCTTATCAACAATAATGAATAG
- the mutY gene encoding A/G-specific adenine glycosylase, whose product MNTTSNSIFSLNDSYVKQFQDYLLTWYDENKRTLPWRENQDPYRVWVSEIMLQQTRVDTVIPYFERFTQQFPTLQDLAYADEEKVLKAWEGLGYYSRVRNLQTAVKEVCESYGGIVPNTPKEIAELKGVGPYTAGAVLSIAYGIPEPAVDGNVMRVLSRILLIEEDISKPKTRVLFEKAVRELISHEDPSSFNQALMELGALICTPKSPACLLCPMRELCRGFESGRQAELPVKLGKTKVRKAKMTAGVLINDEGKILIHKRPSEGLLANMWEFPNTEYVGEHKDAEIDALVGYVHEQVDLGAVVEEKAGYIEHVFSHLKWEIQIWQGKIKSEDDLQQLPDDWKWVTVDELDTYPFPVSHQKIIRLIKEALIL is encoded by the coding sequence TTGAACACAACAAGTAATAGTATATTTTCCCTCAATGATTCATATGTGAAACAATTTCAAGACTATTTGTTAACTTGGTATGACGAGAACAAGCGAACATTGCCTTGGAGAGAAAATCAAGATCCTTATCGTGTCTGGGTCTCTGAAATCATGCTTCAGCAAACGAGAGTGGATACCGTCATTCCTTATTTTGAACGATTTACTCAACAGTTCCCAACGCTGCAAGACCTTGCTTACGCAGATGAAGAAAAAGTCTTAAAAGCATGGGAGGGTCTAGGTTATTATTCCCGAGTTCGAAACTTACAAACCGCGGTAAAAGAAGTATGCGAATCCTATGGAGGAATAGTACCGAATACGCCCAAAGAGATAGCTGAATTAAAGGGAGTCGGCCCTTATACAGCTGGAGCTGTTCTTAGTATTGCATACGGTATTCCAGAGCCGGCAGTTGATGGTAATGTTATGCGTGTTTTATCCAGAATCCTATTGATCGAAGAAGATATCAGTAAACCAAAAACGCGTGTACTCTTTGAAAAAGCAGTGAGAGAACTGATCTCACACGAAGATCCATCTTCTTTTAACCAAGCATTAATGGAGCTAGGTGCACTGATCTGCACACCGAAATCACCAGCTTGCTTATTATGTCCGATGCGAGAATTATGCAGAGGGTTTGAGAGTGGAAGACAAGCTGAGCTTCCTGTAAAGTTAGGAAAAACAAAAGTTAGAAAAGCGAAGATGACTGCAGGTGTGTTGATAAATGATGAGGGGAAAATCCTCATCCACAAAAGACCATCTGAAGGATTGCTTGCGAACATGTGGGAATTTCCTAACACTGAGTATGTAGGAGAGCACAAAGATGCAGAAATCGATGCATTAGTTGGTTATGTACATGAACAGGTGGATTTAGGAGCGGTGGTTGAAGAAAAAGCAGGTTACATTGAGCACGTTTTTTCACATTTGAAGTGGGAAATCCAAATTTGGCAGGGGAAAATTAAAAGTGAAGATGATTTACAGCAACTACCTGATGACTGGAAATGGGTTACTGTAGATGAGCTGGACACTTATCCATTCCCTGTCTCACATCAGAAAATCATTCGGCTCATTAAGGAGGCGTTAATTTTATGA
- a CDS encoding SDR family NAD(P)-dependent oxidoreductase, with protein MNLELNGKVVLVTGGSKGIGQGIAHAFLEEGAKVGIVGRNLADLEAAQKEGIEIFQGDVTNVEDRERIMDEFVTKFGTIDVLVNNAGGSNGSSVMETSMEEFEEAMHLNFLSAVDLSKRAASIMSEKSDGGAIINISSIFGRESGGKPTYNASKAAMISFTKSFGDEMIKKGIRVNGVAPGSILHETGNWKKRLEQNPDQIHSFVEEHISAGRFGTVEEVANVVVFLASEKASWVVGSTLNVDGGQSYSNF; from the coding sequence ATGAATTTAGAACTAAACGGAAAAGTGGTTCTTGTTACAGGTGGATCTAAAGGGATTGGCCAAGGAATCGCCCATGCCTTTTTAGAAGAAGGAGCAAAAGTGGGGATCGTTGGACGTAACTTAGCTGATCTTGAAGCTGCTCAAAAAGAAGGAATTGAAATTTTTCAAGGTGATGTGACGAATGTTGAAGATCGTGAACGTATCATGGATGAATTCGTTACGAAATTTGGAACAATAGATGTTTTGGTTAACAATGCAGGTGGAAGCAATGGTTCTTCTGTTATGGAGACAAGTATGGAAGAGTTTGAAGAAGCCATGCATTTAAACTTTTTATCGGCAGTCGATCTGAGTAAGAGAGCGGCATCCATCATGAGCGAGAAATCTGACGGTGGAGCGATCATTAACATTTCGTCTATTTTTGGCCGCGAATCGGGTGGTAAGCCCACGTATAATGCAAGTAAAGCAGCCATGATTTCCTTCACAAAATCATTTGGCGACGAGATGATCAAAAAGGGGATACGAGTAAACGGAGTTGCCCCTGGATCGATCCTGCATGAAACAGGAAATTGGAAAAAAAGATTAGAACAAAATCCAGACCAAATTCATTCATTTGTAGAAGAACATATTTCTGCTGGACGATTCGGAACAGTGGAAGAAGTAGCTAACGTAGTTGTGTTTTTAGCTTCTGAAAAAGCTTCTTGGGTCGTCGGAAGTACACTGAACGTGGATGGCGGACAGTCTTATAGTAATTTTTAA
- a CDS encoding gamma-type small acid-soluble spore protein produces the protein MDKQQKQQQQQARQKQQNAQQQQAGQSYGTEFASETNAQEVRQQNQQSQQGKNQQQK, from the coding sequence ATGGACAAACAACAAAAACAACAACAACAACAAGCTCGTCAAAAGCAACAAAACGCGCAACAACAACAAGCTGGTCAATCTTACGGGACTGAATTTGCTAGCGAAACTAACGCTCAAGAAGTTCGCCAACAAAACCAACAGTCTCAACAAGGTAAGAACCAACAACAAAAATAA
- a CDS encoding DUF402 domain-containing protein: MSFPATGSIINIQSYKHNGYLHRNWEDTVILKGTPSQVICGNDRILVTESDGRQWRTREPAICYFNAKQWFNVIGMIREDGIYYYCNLGSPFMWDKEALKYIDYDLDIKVFPDGTYILLDEDEYELHKRMMRYPSQLDTIIKKNLQELILMVTQKKGPFEPGFVEQWYERYLEFR, encoded by the coding sequence ATGAGTTTTCCTGCAACCGGAAGTATAATCAATATCCAAAGCTATAAGCATAACGGTTATCTTCATAGAAACTGGGAAGATACGGTTATTTTGAAAGGGACTCCTAGTCAGGTGATTTGCGGTAACGACCGGATTCTTGTTACTGAATCTGATGGGCGTCAATGGCGCACGAGGGAACCGGCCATTTGCTATTTTAACGCGAAGCAATGGTTTAACGTGATCGGAATGATACGAGAAGACGGGATTTATTACTATTGCAACCTAGGCTCACCATTTATGTGGGACAAGGAAGCCTTAAAGTATATTGATTATGATCTTGATATAAAGGTATTTCCAGACGGAACTTATATCTTATTGGATGAAGATGAATATGAACTGCATAAAAGAATGATGAGGTATCCGAGTCAGCTCGATACGATCATTAAGAAGAACCTTCAAGAATTAATCTTGATGGTCACACAGAAAAAGGGACCGTTCGAACCTGGATTTGTGGAACAATGGTATGAAAGATATTTAGAATTCCGATAA